AATTCTGGAATAACAATCCCTAATAAAATAAGAATGACAATAATAAAGGTACTATAAGCTAGCAATAAACTGAATCCGCGTTTGAATTTTAATAATTTTTCCGACTGAATAAAGCGTTCAAATAACGATTCATAGCCCACTAATAAAATATTCACAATATAAGCAATCATCGCACCCACAAAAAAAGGTTCTGATGCATGAAAAATTTTAATTAGTAAGGATTCCGCAAAACTCCAGTACCGCACAACAATAAAACAGGTAACTAAAAACACCGCCAAACCAATCACGTGTTTTCGATTATAGGTCACATACATCCCCCCTAGAATAAATTCATATACTCAAATAAGTGATTAACAACAGTAAAAAGGGCATTAAAAACACCCTTTTTTACCGACTAATTATTAACCGAGATTAATATAATTCACGAATCACATCAAACTGTTCTTTAACAGCTTCAATTTGGGCTTTATTACCAATCACAGCGATAGCTGGTTGTTCTAATACTTGCTCGTAAATCGATGCAATTTGTTGTAATGCTTCAACGGTTGTCTCTAAAACTTCTTCTTTAAAACGACGACGATTATCAGTTGAAAGTCCGACATGATGCATCACAAAAGCTTGATGACCTTTATCGGCAGCTGACAATGGCTGATTAATATCGCTAATCGTACCGATAATGTATTTCAATAACGCTTCATCATTGACTTCAAGGTTTTTAATAAATTGTGGAATCCCTTGATAAACATTCAATGTATTGACCAAATTCGGATCACGATAACTAGCAAATGTTACATTACCATTGCGACGTAATGCATGCCCAGCACCATAAGCGCCACCTTGAACACGAATATTATTCCATAAATAGTCAAAGTTCAAGATTTTCGTCATCACTTGGTACGCACCCTTAAAATCAAAGGATGGCACCGTATTAGCTGTCGCTACATAGTTCACATCTTGAGCGGCAATAAAGGCTTCTTTTTGCTTCTCACCTGTTTGATGTACCACTTTTTCGCCGATTGCTTCAACTGGCAAGTCGGCAAATCGTGCTTCAATCATCGAAACGAGTTTATCTTTTCGCTCTTGGCTACCAATATAAAATGCATTGAGACGCGCTTTATTGATTAAACGTTGATACAATGCTTGTAATTGTTCAACCACTGATGCTGCGTGGTCTGATTTTAATTGTTTCAATACCTCTTTTAAGAAATAATACTGATCCAAACCACTGAATAATTCAGCTAATTTTGACGCGACACTCACTTGGCTTAACGCACGTTGACTCGCTAATAAGTCAGCACGATAATTCATCCGCTGTTCAAAAACCGAAAGCGCCCGTTGGACAATATTCGTAATTTCTACCACATCATCCAATTGGACATTGACAGCAATTTCATGCATCAAATCAAGTAATTGTTCATCCATTTCTTCCAGTGCTTTACCACGAATCGTAAAGTAGATAGAAATCCCTTCTTCTTTCTCAAAAGCTTGAACAGCTGCTCCAATACCACCTGTATATAAATCTATCTTAGTTTGTAATTCTTTACTGGTGTAATGTTTGGTTGCTAATTTATTAATCACTTGCGCCAATAGACTTAACCATTTCAACTCATCGGACGAAAAATCATCAATGCGATACAATAATTCTAAATAATCAATCCCTGCTGTAAATTGTGGGGCATGATAAAATGTTTGGTCATCTAAAAATTGTGACACGTTTAATGGATATTCTTCGACATCTGCCGTTAAATCTTCTCTAGTTAACATAGGAATTTTTGCTAAATCTTCTTGGCTATCTGGTGTTGTCTGACGTTGAATCAATGCTTGTGTTGCATCCACAATCGACTGGACTTCTTCTGCTGATAAACTTGCTTTATAATCCTGTAATGCAGCATGTTGTTCTGCTTCTAAACGGTCATTTAGACCCGGTGTTGCTTTCAATGCGATAGATACACGGTGTGGATTTTCTAATAAGTAATTGGTCACTAATTCTTCAAAATATCCTGACTCAAAACGCGTCCGTAACTCATCAAAATATTTTGTAAAAGCTAAGCTGTCGAATGGATTTAAGTCATATAGCCACGTTTGTAAGGCTGTAATCGCATAAAGGACACCTCGTGGATTACTTTCTGAAATCACCATTTCTTTTTGCTTAAAGGTAAATGAATTTAACGATGCCATTACCAATTCTTGGTCGATGCCTTCAGCAACTACTTGTTTTAACGTATCTTCTACGATTTTTTTGAACAAATCTAGATGTTCTGTTTGCGTGTATTTTGCAATAATATTAATCATACTAAAGTAACCAATTGGTTCATGATATGCAACAATATCGCCAGCAAATCCTGCGTCTAATAAGGCTTTCTTGACAGGTGCTTGATTATTACCGAATAGCACATCAATCATCACACCTAGAGCGAAACCTTCTAAAATATCATCAGCGACATTAGTATGCCAAGCTAAGGCTAAGAAATCTTTATTCGTCGCATCATCACCTTCAGCAATCGAATAAGGTCTTTCAACATGATGGTCTTCTACGTAAGGCACATCAATTGCTAAGTTCACTTTTTCAGCACCTTTACCCGCTCCTGTAAAATATTCTTCAAGTGCCTCAAATGCAGCGGCATCATCTAAATCGCCATATAAAACGGTTAACGATTGACTTGGATGATAGTAGCGCTTATGAAAATCAACAAACGCTTCTTGCGTCAATGACGGAATGGCTTGCGGCACGCCACCGGATTCAAAACTATATAACGTATCTGGATATAAATAATGCATCACTTCATAGAACATTTGTTGTTCAGGTGACGCCAATGCCCCTTTCATTTCATTGTAAACAACACCTTTGTAGATTAATTCGTCCTCAGGTTTTTCTAAATGGTAGTGCCATCCTTCTTGTTGTAACACTTGTCCATCTTCGTATAATTTTGGTTGGAAAACCGCATCCAAATAGACAGACATCAAGTTTTCAAAATCTTGTTGATTCGTTGACGCGACCGGATAAATCGTTTTATCTGGAAAAGTCATTGCATTAACAAAAGTATTCAATGACCCCTTAATCAATTCTACAAAAGGTTCTTTTGATGGATATTTTTTTGAACCATTAAGTACGGAATGT
The genomic region above belongs to Aerococcaceae bacterium zg-1292 and contains:
- a CDS encoding insulinase family protein; translated protein: MVFKLIEEQSLEDIQSYGKLYEHEETGAQVLRLENDDPNKAFMIAFKTPPYNDNGIAHILEHSVLNGSKKYPSKEPFVELIKGSLNTFVNAMTFPDKTIYPVASTNQQDFENLMSVYLDAVFQPKLYEDGQVLQQEGWHYHLEKPEDELIYKGVVYNEMKGALASPEQQMFYEVMHYLYPDTLYSFESGGVPQAIPSLTQEAFVDFHKRYYHPSQSLTVLYGDLDDAAAFEALEEYFTGAGKGAEKVNLAIDVPYVEDHHVERPYSIAEGDDATNKDFLALAWHTNVADDILEGFALGVMIDVLFGNNQAPVKKALLDAGFAGDIVAYHEPIGYFSMINIIAKYTQTEHLDLFKKIVEDTLKQVVAEGIDQELVMASLNSFTFKQKEMVISESNPRGVLYAITALQTWLYDLNPFDSLAFTKYFDELRTRFESGYFEELVTNYLLENPHRVSIALKATPGLNDRLEAEQHAALQDYKASLSAEEVQSIVDATQALIQRQTTPDSQEDLAKIPMLTREDLTADVEEYPLNVSQFLDDQTFYHAPQFTAGIDYLELLYRIDDFSSDELKWLSLLAQVINKLATKHYTSKELQTKIDLYTGGIGAAVQAFEKEEGISIYFTIRGKALEEMDEQLLDLMHEIAVNVQLDDVVEITNIVQRALSVFEQRMNYRADLLASQRALSQVSVASKLAELFSGLDQYYFLKEVLKQLKSDHAASVVEQLQALYQRLINKARLNAFYIGSQERKDKLVSMIEARFADLPVEAIGEKVVHQTGEKQKEAFIAAQDVNYVATANTVPSFDFKGAYQVMTKILNFDYLWNNIRVQGGAYGAGHALRRNGNVTFASYRDPNLVNTLNVYQGIPQFIKNLEVNDEALLKYIIGTISDINQPLSAADKGHQAFVMHHVGLSTDNRRRFKEEVLETTVEALQQIASIYEQVLEQPAIAVIGNKAQIEAVKEQFDVIRELY